TTATGCTTCCAATTGCGGTTCCTATGGCAGTTGGCCTTGGAATGCCCGAATTCGTTGTTCCATTCGTTGCAGCAGTTCTCGGTGGTGCAATATATGGTGACCACTCATCCCCAATTTCAGACACGACAATCATGAGTTCAACTGGAGCAGGCACAAAACACATTGACCACGTTCAAACACAGCTTCCGTACACGACATTAATCGGAATTATGGCATTTTTCGGTTACTTGATCGTTGGATACACTGTAAACTTAGGTTACTGGGTAAGCGGACTCATTAATCTTGCATTTGTGGCTTCAGCAGTTTACGTTGCAGCAAACTTCCTTTCAAAAAAGTAACTTGTAATAAAAACTTTCTTTTTTAATTTTTTATTTTAAAATAAATTATAATTTAAAAATAGAATTATGCGTTAAAAAATTTAAAAAAAAGCATTTTTATAATTATTTAGTTGATTTTTTCTTTTTTTCAATAAATTCAAGTAAATCTACGGTATCGCCGATTTTTTCGAGTTCGGATATACTCATGCTTGTTATTTGTTTGTTTTCATTTGTTTTCTTTTCTAAAACGAGTAGTGAATGGCTGTTTAACATTTTAGAAATCTCATCTACAATCATTGCCTTTCTTCTTATCTCTTCATTCTCAGTTTCCTGAATATTCGTAAATATTATATTTTGATTTTCAGCATCTTCACTTTTTGATTCTTCTGCTACCGCATCAAAAGGTGCTTTCGTAGTTTCAAGTAAATTAAAACCCATATCTCCTAAAATATCGATAACACGTATTTTGAAATCTTCCCCTTCTTTTAAAATCTTTTCAAAAGCTTCTTCACGACTTTTCTGAGATTTTAATCCTTCCATGTAATCAACTATATTAATTCCCTTGATTAATGGAACGTCCAGATATTCTTCTATTTTTATCGCAACTTCTGCTGAAGGATTTGCTTCGTTCTGTTCATATTTATA
This DNA window, taken from Methanococcus maripaludis, encodes the following:
- a CDS encoding transcriptional regulator, whose protein sequence is MREVLLSECIDLLYESHFVISKPFGRSCFDLIAKKADLRFLIKILKNIDSLSTEQSEELLNIAKMLQAVPIIIGTRTRNSIMEEGAVYERYGIKAVTFNTFRDQLSGEPPVVYANRGGFFVNIDGAVLRETREKLKISVGELAEISRVSRKTIYKYEQNEANPSAEVAIKIEEYLDVPLIKGINIVDYMEGLKSQKSREEAFEKILKEGEDFKIRVIDILGDMGFNLLETTKAPFDAVAEESKSEDAENQNIIFTNIQETENEEIRRKAMIVDEISKMLNSHSLLVLEKKTNENKQITSMSISELEKIGDTVDLLEFIEKKKKSTK